In the Brassica napus cultivar Da-Ae chromosome A7, Da-Ae, whole genome shotgun sequence genome, one interval contains:
- the LOC106429541 gene encoding uncharacterized protein LOC106429541: MATFSYFSGLKPNQCNLEIKTKIVRAWKQHSPVVGESIELGDTIHATIKKDYVGRYDRIMKEEYSMIIVNFAVMPSVGAYRITHHSYKIAFLDSTHGNFYSDYLVDVIGQVVGFSNVDIISVHGKDTHKLSLQLRNEVDHRLTINVWGKQAEVFSDALRLGSSCPLICVVRFGKISVCQSERTVSNVYNISDIALHPDMDYVEAFLKLLPRKQVTVEHMDSKPICLVSDITEKKDFFAETPWKTIAELLDTTQVQMCFVVCTIAALDTEKGWYYLSCNVCGVEVHNVSNDWSSRGAAHCNRLKNYYCEKCKTHIQKPDARYALNLVVLDSTGDTNFLLFENVAEQLIGQPCSALIGGNIDEIQGRALPAVLTERVGKTTIFKITTQYKRSRCNHATFKVLKLITSTDCINELAINHYPMRIRSSSCQAIPGKWSTEQGSTSKLCGSYNHLMSSYLSQAKRRVSHLCFDETESYVWTKGSCSVRKKKEKTDRSG, translated from the exons ATGGCTACTTTTAGCTATTTCTCTGGGTTAAAACCTAATCAATGTAACCTTGAGATTAAGACCAAAATTGTTAGAGCTTGGAAGCAGCATTCTCCGGTTGTTGGAGAGAGTATTGAGTTG GGAGATACCATTCATGCGACTATTAAAAAAGATTATGTAGGACGCTATGATCGCATTATGAAGGAGGAGTATTCGATGATTATAGTGAATTTTGCGGTCATGCCGTCCGTAGGTGCATATCGAATAACCCACCATTCATACAAGATCGCGTTTTTGGATTCCACCC ATGGGAACTTTTATTCTGATTACCTGGTTG ACGTAATCGGCCAGGTGGTTGGGTTCAGTAATGTGGATATTATCTCTGTCCATGGGAAAGATACCCACAAGTTGTCGCTACAGCTCAGGAATGAAGT AGATCATCGCCTCACAATCAATGTGTGGGGTAAACAAGCTGAGGTGTTTAGTGATGCTCTTCGTTTAGGAAGCAGTTGTCCTTTGATATGCGTTGTCCGATTTGGAAAGATCAGTGTGTGCCAAT CGGAACGCACTGTTTCTAACGTCTACAATATTTCCGATATTGCCTTGCATCCAGATATGGATTATGTGGAAGCGTTCTTGAAACT CCTACCGCGTAAGCAGGTTACCGTTGAACATATGGATTCAAAACCCATATGCCTGGTTTCCGATATTACAGAAAAGAAGGATTTTTTTGCTGAAACCCCATGGAAGACAATTGCAGAATTGTTGGACACCACGCAG GTCCAGATGTGCTTTGTTGTCTGTACCATTGCTGCACTCGATACTGAGAAGGGATGGTACTATTTGAGTTGCAACGTCTGCGGAGTTGAAGTGCATAATGTGTCTAACGACTGGTCTTCTAGGGGAGCTGCACATTGTAATAGACTGAAAAATTACTACTGTGAAAAGTGTAAAACTCATATTCAAAAGCCCGATGCAAG GTACGCCCTAAATTTGGTTGTCCTTGACAGTACTGGCGACACAAATTTCCTTCTATTCGAAAATGTGGCAGAACAACTAATTGGACAACCTTGCAGTGCGTTAATCGGTGGAAACATTGATGAG ATCCAGGGACGTGCTCTCCCTGCAGTTCTGACAGAGAGAGTTGGTAAGACAACCATCTTCAAGATTACTACCCAGTATAAAAGGTCTAGGTGCAACCATGCAACTTTCAAAGTTCTGAAGCTTATAACAAGTACGGACTGCATCAATGAGCTTGCTATTAACCATTATCCGATG CGTATTCGAAGCTCAAGTTGCCAAGCAATTCCAGGGAAGTGGTCGACTGAACAG GGATCTACATCTAAGCTATGTGGTTCATACAATCATCTAATGTCAAGCTATCTTTCACAAGCTAAAAGGCGTGTATCCCATCTTTGTTTTGACGAAACCGAGAGTTATGTTTGGACAAAGGGATCATGTTCGGTGCGgaaaaagaaggagaagaccGATAGAAGTGGCTAA